Proteins from a single region of Chryseobacterium scophthalmum:
- a CDS encoding enoyl-ACP reductase FabI: MSYGLLKGKKGIIFGALNEQSIAWKVAERCHEEGAEFILSNAPIALRMGELNGLAEKTGSEVIGADATSIEDLEKLFDAAVAKFGKIDFILHSIGMSINVRKGKHYTEMNYDWLEKGWDISAVSFHKVMRVAYEKDCMNEWGSILALTYIAAQRTFPDYNDMSDNKAYLESIARTFGNYWGERKVRVNTVSQSPTPTTAGSGVKGFGGFLGYAEDMSPLGNATALECADYCVTLFSDLTKKVTMQNLFHDGGFSSSGVTQKVISKYDVE, encoded by the coding sequence ATGTCATACGGTTTACTTAAAGGCAAGAAGGGAATTATTTTTGGAGCCCTTAATGAACAATCTATCGCATGGAAAGTTGCTGAAAGATGCCACGAAGAAGGCGCAGAATTTATCCTGTCAAACGCTCCGATTGCTCTTAGAATGGGAGAATTGAACGGTTTAGCAGAAAAAACAGGTTCTGAGGTAATCGGTGCAGATGCAACTTCTATCGAAGATCTTGAAAAACTTTTTGATGCTGCTGTTGCAAAATTTGGTAAAATCGACTTCATCCTTCACTCGATTGGTATGTCTATCAATGTGAGAAAAGGAAAGCATTATACAGAAATGAACTACGATTGGTTGGAAAAAGGTTGGGATATTTCAGCAGTTTCTTTCCACAAAGTAATGAGAGTGGCTTACGAAAAAGACTGTATGAACGAATGGGGAAGTATTTTGGCACTAACTTATATTGCTGCTCAAAGAACGTTCCCGGATTACAACGATATGTCTGACAACAAAGCGTATCTGGAAAGTATCGCAAGAACTTTCGGAAACTATTGGGGTGAAAGAAAAGTACGTGTAAACACGGTTTCTCAGTCTCCTACTCCAACTACTGCAGGAAGCGGTGTGAAAGGTTTCGGAGGTTTCTTAGGATATGCTGAAGATATGTCGCCACTAGGAAATGCTACGGCTCTTGAATGCGCAGATTATTGCGTAACTCTTTTCTCTGATTTAACGAAGAAAGTAACGATGCAGAATCTTTTCCATGACGGAGGATTTAGCAGCTCTGGAGTTACTCAGAAAGTAATCAGCAAATATGATGTTGAATAA
- a CDS encoding nucleoside phosphorylase, protein MLNKLAASELVLNEDGSVYHLNLLPEDIANKIILVGDPDRVPKVSKYFDKVEIKKNKREFYTHTGTLRGERISVMSTGIGTENIDIVMNELDALVNIDLKEKEFKSEHQSLELFRMGTCGSVNPDVQVDNMLVTQNVVGLDGLMHFYQDYQFENEFSKNFFEKFPYEKIKPMLYFSEWSEELGELYKDAKYHGNTATFPGFYAPQGRQLRLKALDDKFLETLNDLGITNFEMETSAIYAFSKLLGHKAITVNNVIANRRRGEFSSDHHASEKNLIEWVLDRIIK, encoded by the coding sequence ATGCTAAATAAACTTGCAGCTTCAGAATTGGTTCTGAACGAAGACGGAAGTGTATATCACCTTAACCTTTTGCCGGAAGATATTGCCAACAAAATAATTTTGGTAGGCGATCCGGACAGAGTTCCAAAAGTTTCAAAATACTTTGATAAGGTAGAAATCAAAAAAAATAAAAGAGAATTCTATACCCACACAGGAACTTTGCGTGGTGAAAGAATTTCTGTAATGTCAACCGGAATCGGTACCGAAAATATCGATATCGTAATGAATGAGCTTGATGCTTTGGTGAACATCGATTTAAAGGAAAAAGAATTTAAATCTGAACACCAATCATTAGAACTATTCAGAATGGGAACTTGCGGAAGTGTAAATCCTGATGTGCAGGTTGACAACATGCTGGTTACTCAAAACGTGGTTGGACTTGACGGTTTGATGCATTTTTATCAGGATTACCAGTTTGAAAATGAGTTTTCAAAAAATTTCTTTGAAAAATTCCCATACGAAAAAATTAAGCCAATGCTTTATTTCTCTGAATGGTCTGAAGAATTGGGCGAATTGTATAAAGATGCCAAATACCACGGAAATACAGCTACTTTCCCAGGGTTTTATGCTCCACAAGGAAGACAGCTTCGTTTAAAAGCTTTGGATGACAAGTTTCTTGAAACTTTAAATGACTTAGGAATTACCAATTTTGAAATGGAAACATCTGCAATTTATGCTTTTTCAAAATTGTTGGGCCACAAAGCGATTACCGTAAATAATGTGATTGCCAACAGAAGACGTGGTGAGTTTTCATCTGATCATCATGCTTCTGAAAAGAATTTGATAGAATGGGTTCTCGATAGAATCATTAAATAA
- a CDS encoding translation initiation factor codes for MDLRDQLKNLFPEHEEQDFQMPEEEFKQKEPLVCKFEKKGRNGKPVTIVEGWEGSEDDLKKISKKIKTTLGIGGSEKDGTIIIQGDNRDKIMAILKDMGYKTKRVGG; via the coding sequence ATGGATTTAAGAGACCAACTAAAAAACCTTTTTCCTGAACATGAAGAGCAGGATTTTCAAATGCCCGAAGAAGAATTTAAGCAGAAAGAACCTCTGGTTTGTAAATTTGAAAAGAAAGGTAGAAACGGAAAACCTGTAACCATTGTAGAAGGTTGGGAAGGCAGTGAAGACGATTTGAAAAAGATTTCAAAAAAAATAAAAACCACTTTGGGAATCGGTGGTTCTGAAAAAGACGGAACAATTATTATTCAGGGAGATAACCGTGATAAAATTATGGCTATTCTAAAAGATATGGGTTATAAAACTAAAAGAGTCGGTGGATAG
- the gpmI gene encoding 2,3-bisphosphoglycerate-independent phosphoglycerate mutase: MSKKAILAILDGWGLGTNPEVSALAQANTPFIDSCYQKFPHTTLEASGLAVGLPAGQMGNSEVGHMNLGAGRVVYQNLVKLNMAVENGTLGQEKVIQEAFAYAKRENKNVHFIGLVSNGGVHSHINHLKGLLSAAKDFGLNENVYIHAFTDGRDCDPHSGLGFIEELQEHMSHTTGKVASVIGRYYAMDRDRRWERVKLAYDAMVEGVGLQTTNALAAIKASYDENVTDEFIKPIILVKETQIGNVVPVGKIVDNDVVICFNFRTDRGREITEVLCQHDMPEYFMRKLNLHYVTLTNYDKTYQNVNVVFDEEVLKDTMGEVLERNGKTQIRIAETEKYPHVTFFFSGGREEEFHGEKRLLCPSPKDVPTYDLKPEMSAYDITNAILPELENETADFVCLNFANTDMVGHTGVFEAAVKAAETVDKCIEKVATMAYEHGYAVFILADHGNSDVMINSDGSPNTQHSTNLVPLIVMDKDKNWELKPGKLGDMAPTILSVMGVEIPAIMTGDILVS, encoded by the coding sequence ATGTCTAAAAAAGCAATATTGGCAATACTTGACGGATGGGGTTTGGGAACAAATCCTGAAGTTTCTGCATTAGCTCAAGCAAATACACCATTCATAGATAGCTGTTATCAAAAATTTCCACATACAACTTTAGAAGCGAGCGGTTTGGCAGTTGGTCTTCCGGCCGGACAAATGGGGAATTCTGAAGTAGGACACATGAATTTGGGAGCTGGTAGAGTAGTGTACCAGAATTTGGTAAAACTAAATATGGCTGTCGAAAACGGAACTTTAGGACAGGAAAAAGTAATTCAGGAAGCTTTTGCTTATGCCAAAAGAGAAAATAAAAATGTACACTTTATCGGTTTGGTTTCCAACGGTGGAGTACATTCACATATTAATCATTTAAAAGGACTTTTGTCTGCGGCAAAAGATTTTGGTTTAAATGAAAATGTTTATATTCATGCTTTTACAGACGGTAGAGATTGTGATCCGCATTCAGGTTTAGGATTTATTGAAGAATTGCAGGAACATATGAGCCATACAACCGGAAAAGTAGCTTCTGTTATCGGAAGATATTACGCAATGGATCGTGACAGAAGATGGGAACGTGTAAAATTAGCTTACGACGCAATGGTTGAAGGAGTTGGTTTGCAGACAACCAATGCACTTGCAGCAATCAAAGCATCTTATGACGAAAATGTTACCGATGAATTTATAAAGCCAATTATTTTGGTGAAAGAAACTCAGATTGGAAACGTTGTTCCTGTAGGAAAAATTGTTGATAATGACGTAGTGATTTGCTTTAATTTCCGTACAGACAGAGGTCGTGAGATTACGGAAGTTCTTTGTCAGCACGATATGCCTGAATATTTCATGCGAAAGCTGAATCTTCATTATGTTACGTTAACCAATTACGATAAAACCTATCAAAACGTAAACGTAGTTTTTGACGAAGAAGTTTTAAAAGATACAATGGGTGAAGTTTTAGAAAGAAACGGAAAAACCCAGATCAGAATTGCTGAAACTGAAAAATATCCTCACGTTACGTTTTTCTTTTCAGGAGGTCGTGAAGAAGAATTTCATGGTGAAAAAAGATTGCTTTGTCCAAGCCCGAAAGATGTTCCAACTTACGATTTAAAGCCTGAAATGTCAGCTTATGATATCACTAATGCAATTTTACCTGAATTGGAAAATGAAACTGCTGATTTTGTATGTTTAAACTTTGCAAACACCGATATGGTAGGTCACACCGGAGTTTTTGAAGCAGCAGTAAAAGCAGCCGAAACGGTAGATAAATGCATCGAAAAAGTAGCAACAATGGCTTACGAACATGGTTATGCAGTTTTTATTTTGGCAGATCATGGTAACTCTGATGTTATGATTAATTCAGATGGTTCTCCAAACACGCAGCATTCAACCAATTTGGTTCCTCTAATTGTAATGGATAAAGATAAAAACTGGGAATTGAAACCAGGAAAATTGGGAGATATGGCACCAACAATTTTATCGGTAATGGGTGTAGAAATTCCTGCAATTATGACAGGAGATATTTTAGTGAGCTAA
- a CDS encoding acyl-ACP desaturase has translation MYNALVRKEVMGILEKEVGSFLDKFLTPIEKIWQPSDYLPDPSSSDFKHDLEEIQTFAQEMPYDLFVTLIGDCITEEALPSYESWLMSVDGIDQEKSGPTWASWIRSWTAEENRHGDLLGKYLYLCGRVNMRQMEITTQYLISDGFDIGTSMDPYRNFIYTSFQETATNVSHRRVGTLAKQTGNGKLAKMCGVIAADEARHAKAYKHFVAKILELDPSEMILAFEDMMRKKIVMPAHMMRQSGQKAGELWGHFSDAAQRCMVYTGQDYINIMKDLLDEWKIEHITGLTEKAEKAQEYLMKLPSRLQKITDRISTPDLQFEFNWVKK, from the coding sequence ATGTATAATGCTCTCGTAAGAAAAGAAGTAATGGGTATTTTGGAAAAGGAAGTTGGTTCTTTTCTCGATAAGTTTTTGACTCCAATTGAGAAAATTTGGCAGCCTTCAGATTATTTACCAGATCCTTCTAGTTCTGATTTTAAACATGACTTAGAAGAAATTCAAACTTTCGCTCAAGAAATGCCTTATGATCTTTTTGTAACATTGATTGGGGATTGTATTACTGAAGAAGCATTACCTTCTTACGAATCTTGGCTAATGAGCGTTGACGGAATTGATCAGGAAAAAAGCGGACCAACTTGGGCAAGCTGGATTAGATCTTGGACTGCCGAAGAAAACAGACACGGTGATTTACTTGGAAAATATCTGTATTTATGTGGCAGAGTAAACATGAGACAGATGGAAATTACTACCCAATATCTGATTAGTGATGGTTTTGACATCGGAACAAGTATGGATCCTTACAGAAACTTTATCTACACAAGTTTTCAGGAAACAGCAACCAACGTTTCGCATAGAAGAGTAGGTACTTTGGCAAAACAAACAGGTAACGGAAAATTAGCAAAAATGTGTGGTGTAATTGCAGCAGACGAAGCAAGACACGCAAAAGCTTACAAGCATTTCGTAGCAAAAATTTTAGAATTAGATCCTTCGGAAATGATTTTAGCATTTGAGGACATGATGCGTAAAAAAATCGTTATGCCGGCTCACATGATGAGACAGTCTGGTCAGAAAGCGGGTGAACTTTGGGGGCATTTCTCAGATGCAGCACAAAGATGCATGGTTTACACAGGTCAGGATTATATCAATATCATGAAAGATCTTCTTGATGAGTGGAAAATTGAGCATATTACAGGTCTTACAGAAAAGGCAGAAAAAGCTCAGGAATATTTGATGAAGCTTCCATCAAGATTACAGAAAATTACAGATAGAATTTCTACTCCAGATTTGCAGTTTGAATTCAACTGGGTTAAAAAATAA
- a CDS encoding BT0820 family HAD-type phosphatase has protein sequence MLNNKKIAVDFDGTIVDDAYPAIGKTKIFAFETLKKLQAQGFRLILWTYRHGKTLDEAVEFCRQNGIEFYAVNSSFEGEVFDAETQSRKLDADWFIDDRNLGGFPGWGEIYNIINERIEFRVEGKEVLAYSKLKKEKKKGLFW, from the coding sequence ATGTTAAATAATAAAAAAATTGCTGTTGATTTTGACGGAACTATCGTAGATGACGCATATCCTGCAATTGGAAAAACTAAGATTTTCGCTTTCGAAACACTTAAAAAACTTCAGGCTCAAGGTTTTAGACTGATACTTTGGACGTACCGACATGGTAAGACTTTGGATGAAGCTGTAGAGTTTTGCAGACAGAACGGTATTGAGTTTTATGCAGTTAACTCAAGTTTTGAAGGAGAAGTTTTTGATGCTGAAACTCAGTCTAGAAAATTGGATGCAGATTGGTTTATCGATGACAGAAACTTAGGTGGTTTTCCGGGTTGGGGCGAAATTTACAATATCATCAACGAAAGAATTGAGTTCCGTGTAGAAGGGAAAGAGGTTTTAGCTTATTCAAAACTAAAAAAAGAAAAGAAAAAAGGATTATTCTGGTAA
- the map gene encoding type I methionyl aminopeptidase, which yields MIQLKTIDELRLMKESAQLVSRTLGMLAKEIKPGITTLYLDKLAHDFIKDHGAEPAFLGYGGFPNSLCISPNEQVVHGFPNKEEIKEGDVLSVDCGAILNGYVGDHAYTFEIGEVKPETKKLLKVAKESLYKGIEQCIRGKRIGDISHAIQKHCENEGYGVVKELVGHGLGKKMHEDPQVPNYGKQGSGKVIKDGLAIAIEPMINLGTEKVKFHNDGWTVTTLDNQPSAHFEHDVCVINGKPVLLSTFKYIYDALGIVSDEEKPFQLDF from the coding sequence ATGATTCAATTAAAAACAATAGACGAGCTTCGTCTTATGAAAGAAAGTGCCCAATTGGTTTCCAGAACATTAGGAATGTTGGCAAAAGAAATCAAACCAGGAATTACTACTTTATATTTAGATAAATTAGCACACGATTTTATTAAAGATCACGGTGCTGAACCTGCATTTTTAGGATACGGAGGTTTTCCGAATTCTTTGTGTATTTCACCAAACGAACAAGTAGTTCACGGTTTTCCAAATAAAGAAGAGATAAAAGAAGGCGATGTACTTTCTGTAGATTGCGGTGCGATTCTTAACGGTTATGTTGGAGATCACGCCTATACTTTTGAAATTGGTGAAGTAAAACCTGAAACCAAAAAATTACTGAAAGTTGCTAAAGAATCTCTTTACAAAGGAATTGAGCAATGCATCAGAGGAAAAAGAATCGGTGATATTTCTCACGCAATCCAGAAACACTGCGAAAATGAAGGATATGGAGTTGTGAAAGAGCTTGTTGGTCACGGTTTAGGAAAGAAAATGCATGAAGACCCTCAAGTTCCGAATTACGGAAAACAGGGAAGCGGAAAAGTAATTAAAGACGGTTTGGCAATTGCTATCGAGCCTATGATTAATTTAGGTACTGAAAAAGTGAAATTCCATAATGATGGATGGACGGTTACAACACTAGATAATCAACCTTCCGCACACTTCGAGCATGATGTTTGTGTGATCAACGGTAAACCTGTTTTATTATCAACTTTCAAATATATTTATGATGCTTTGGGTATTGTAAGTGATGAAGAAAAGCCATTTCAATTGGATTTTTAA
- a CDS encoding class I SAM-dependent methyltransferase, whose translation MKKLTKFLLNKIPRPMLIKMSIWARPLIYQFFKGDKFYDPIDGRSYRKFLPYGYGKQRENALSPGTLSLERHRQMYLYLQNETDFFIKNYKVLHIAPEQEFLRKFKRMSNLNYISADLYSPIVDVKADILDLPFENESFDIIFCNHVLEHIQDDAKAMSELYRVMKPGGWGILQVPMKNSLEKTYEDFTITDPKERQKHFGQYDHVRWYGMDYFDRLKDAGFEVEANFYSQQFSDAEIKKYGLRLNEILPIVLKK comes from the coding sequence ATGAAAAAGCTGACTAAGTTTTTATTAAATAAAATCCCTCGTCCGATGCTTATCAAGATGAGTATTTGGGCGCGTCCGTTGATCTATCAGTTTTTTAAAGGGGATAAATTTTACGATCCTATCGATGGAAGATCTTACCGAAAGTTTTTACCTTACGGATACGGAAAACAAAGAGAAAATGCGTTGTCTCCGGGAACTTTAAGTCTCGAAAGGCATCGTCAAATGTATCTGTATCTTCAGAATGAAACTGATTTTTTCATTAAAAATTATAAAGTTCTGCATATTGCTCCCGAACAGGAATTTTTGAGGAAATTTAAAAGAATGAGTAATCTCAACTATATTTCAGCCGATTTATATTCGCCGATTGTAGATGTGAAAGCTGATATTTTAGATTTACCTTTTGAAAATGAAAGTTTTGATATTATCTTTTGTAATCATGTTTTAGAACATATTCAGGATGATGCAAAAGCAATGAGCGAATTGTATCGAGTAATGAAACCCGGAGGTTGGGGAATTCTTCAGGTTCCGATGAAAAATTCTTTGGAAAAAACCTATGAAGATTTCACTATAACAGATCCAAAAGAAAGACAAAAACATTTCGGACAGTACGATCATGTTCGTTGGTACGGAATGGATTATTTTGACCGACTTAAAGATGCCGGTTTTGAAGTGGAAGCTAATTTTTATTCACAACAATTTTCTGATGCAGAAATAAAAAAATATGGTTTAAGACTCAACGAAATTTTACCAATCGTTTTAAAGAAATAA
- a CDS encoding DMT family transporter — protein MNWIILIIAGIFEVAFASCLGKVKETTGNEMYWWFGGFLVCLTISMLLLIKATETLPIGTAYAVWTGIGAVGTALVGILVFKDPASFWRIFFISTLIGSVIGLKAVSH, from the coding sequence ATGAACTGGATTATTTTAATTATCGCAGGAATTTTTGAGGTTGCTTTTGCATCATGCCTCGGAAAAGTAAAAGAAACCACCGGAAACGAGATGTATTGGTGGTTTGGAGGATTTTTGGTTTGTCTCACCATCAGTATGCTTTTGCTCATCAAAGCCACAGAAACTTTACCTATCGGAACTGCTTATGCAGTCTGGACCGGAATTGGTGCGGTGGGAACGGCTTTGGTAGGAATTTTAGTGTTTAAAGACCCTGCAAGTTTCTGGAGAATATTTTTCATTTCAACATTAATTGGTTCTGTAATTGGATTGAAAGCTGTTTCTCATTAA
- a CDS encoding Crp/Fnr family transcriptional regulator has product MNIKEIIDTIYSLPQTSKESLVQHISEVNYPKGLCLMEANKVIPYIYFLKKGIVRAYASTENNDITFWFGTEGEPVVSMKSYVDEKPGYENIELLEDCEFYRLETEKLKNLYHEDIHIANWGRKFAERELVKTEELIISRQYKTALERYKDLLKEKPYLLQRVQLGHIASYLGITQVSLSRIRAEIK; this is encoded by the coding sequence ATGAATATTAAAGAGATTATAGATACTATTTACTCACTTCCTCAAACTTCAAAAGAAAGTTTGGTACAACATATTTCCGAAGTTAATTATCCTAAAGGACTTTGCCTGATGGAAGCCAATAAAGTGATTCCTTATATTTATTTTTTAAAGAAAGGAATTGTTCGCGCTTATGCTTCTACAGAAAATAATGATATTACTTTTTGGTTTGGAACAGAAGGCGAACCTGTAGTTTCTATGAAAAGTTATGTGGATGAAAAACCAGGCTATGAAAATATAGAACTTTTGGAAGACTGTGAATTTTACAGACTTGAAACTGAAAAGTTAAAAAATCTTTATCATGAAGACATTCATATTGCAAATTGGGGACGGAAGTTTGCAGAACGGGAACTCGTAAAAACGGAAGAACTGATTATTTCTCGGCAATATAAAACGGCACTGGAAAGGTATAAAGACTTGCTGAAAGAAAAGCCTTATCTCTTGCAGCGGGTTCAGTTGGGTCATATTGCTTCTTATTTAGGAATTACACAGGTTAGTTTGAGTAGAATTCGTGCGGAAATTAAATGA
- the era gene encoding GTPase Era: protein MHKAGFVNIVGKPNAGKSTLLNQLMGEKLAIVTQKAQTTRHRIFGIYNEEDLQIVFSDTPGVLDPKYGLQEKMMDFVKDSLQDADVFLFIVDVTDKAEPSEFLIDKLNKIPVPVLLLLNKVDQTNQEGLEKLVSEWHERIPKAEILPISALNAFNTEIILPKLKSMLPESPAYYDKDMYTDKPERFFVNEAIREKILLNYEKEIPYSVEVVTEMFKEKEGIIFIDSIIYVERDTQKGIIIGHKGEAIKKVGTEARIDLEKFFSKKIHLNLFVKVKKDWRKNDRDLKNFGYR, encoded by the coding sequence ATGCACAAAGCAGGATTTGTAAATATCGTTGGAAAGCCGAATGCCGGAAAATCTACCCTTCTGAATCAGTTGATGGGAGAGAAGTTGGCAATTGTAACGCAAAAGGCTCAGACAACACGACATAGAATTTTTGGAATTTATAATGAAGAAGACTTACAGATTGTATTTTCTGATACTCCCGGAGTTTTAGATCCAAAATATGGTTTGCAGGAAAAAATGATGGATTTTGTAAAAGATTCTTTACAGGATGCAGACGTTTTTCTTTTTATTGTAGATGTTACCGATAAAGCTGAACCATCAGAATTTTTAATTGATAAACTGAATAAAATTCCGGTACCGGTTTTATTATTATTGAATAAAGTTGACCAAACTAATCAGGAAGGTCTTGAGAAACTGGTTTCAGAATGGCATGAGAGAATTCCTAAGGCAGAAATTCTTCCTATTTCAGCTTTAAATGCTTTTAACACCGAAATTATTTTACCGAAATTAAAATCGATGTTACCAGAAAGCCCGGCGTATTATGATAAAGACATGTACACCGACAAACCAGAACGTTTCTTTGTAAACGAAGCCATCAGAGAGAAAATTCTTTTGAATTATGAAAAAGAAATTCCGTATTCTGTGGAAGTGGTAACCGAAATGTTTAAAGAAAAAGAAGGAATTATCTTCATCGATTCTATTATTTATGTAGAAAGAGATACCCAAAAAGGGATCATCATTGGGCATAAAGGTGAAGCCATCAAAAAAGTAGGAACCGAAGCAAGAATTGATCTGGAAAAGTTTTTCTCTAAAAAAATTCACTTAAACCTTTTTGTAAAAGTGAAAAAAGACTGGCGAAAAAATGACAGAGATTTGAAAAATTTTGGATATAGATAG
- a CDS encoding DoxX family protein — MSYSNTKANPVIFDIILFLVRLFIGFAMISHGFPKLQTLIDGGEIQFYDFLGLGPQISLGLTVFAEFVCSIFLILGLFTRVAAGFLIFTMGFAAFVVHGADGFDKRELSLLYLSIYLIIITFGAGRFSIDGMIEKRRRANDW, encoded by the coding sequence ATGAGCTATTCAAACACAAAGGCAAATCCTGTAATTTTTGATATTATACTATTTCTTGTAAGACTATTTATAGGCTTTGCGATGATTTCGCACGGTTTTCCCAAACTTCAAACATTAATTGACGGTGGTGAAATTCAGTTCTACGACTTTTTAGGTTTAGGTCCGCAAATCTCTTTAGGATTAACGGTCTTTGCTGAATTTGTGTGTTCTATTTTTCTTATTTTAGGTCTGTTTACAAGAGTTGCAGCAGGATTTTTAATCTTTACAATGGGTTTTGCTGCCTTTGTAGTTCATGGCGCCGATGGTTTTGATAAACGAGAATTAAGCTTATTGTATCTTTCAATTTACCTAATCATTATTACATTTGGAGCCGGAAGATTTTCAATTGATGGAATGATCGAAAAACGAAGAAGAGCCAATGACTGGTAA
- the fsa gene encoding fructose-6-phosphate aldolase yields MKFFIDTANLEQIKEAKDLGILDGVTTNPSLMAKEGIQGAEAIKNHYKAICEIVDGDISAEVLSTTYEEMIKEGDELAAIHPNIVVKIPMIKDGIKALKYFSDKGIRTNCTLIFSPGQALLAAKAGATYVSPFLGRLDDITTDGLNLIQEIRLIFDNYMYDTEILAASIRHSMHIIDCAKIGADVITSPLPPILSLLKHPLTDSGLAQFVADSQKLA; encoded by the coding sequence ATGAAATTTTTTATTGACACTGCTAATTTAGAGCAAATTAAAGAAGCGAAAGACCTTGGAATTTTGGATGGTGTAACAACCAACCCATCATTGATGGCTAAAGAAGGAATTCAGGGAGCTGAAGCAATCAAAAATCATTACAAAGCGATTTGCGAGATTGTAGATGGAGATATTTCTGCAGAAGTACTTTCTACAACGTACGAAGAAATGATCAAAGAAGGTGACGAATTGGCTGCAATTCACCCAAATATTGTGGTAAAAATCCCAATGATTAAAGACGGTATCAAAGCTTTGAAATATTTTTCAGACAAAGGAATCAGAACCAATTGTACTTTGATTTTCTCTCCAGGACAGGCTCTTTTAGCGGCTAAAGCTGGTGCAACTTATGTTTCTCCGTTCTTGGGAAGATTAGATGATATTACAACAGACGGTTTAAATTTAATTCAGGAAATCAGATTGATTTTTGATAATTATATGTACGATACTGAGATTTTAGCAGCTTCTATCCGTCATTCAATGCATATCATTGACTGTGCAAAAATTGGTGCAGACGTTATCACTTCACCACTTCCTCCAATCTTGAGTTTATTGAAACATCCTTTAACAGACAGCGGTTTGGCTCAGTTTGTTGCAGATTCTCAAAAATTGGCGTAA
- a CDS encoding YdeI/OmpD-associated family protein gives MKTQFTTKLEIIGINPFVFLPDKVLNEIFETSGKNKSPIPVKGTVNGKEFKQNLMKYLGEWRLYINLTMLKDSPKRIGEMLEIFVEFDHSDRTISIHPDLEKAIRENPVALQNFENLIPSRKTELIRYINNLKTEASIQKNIEKIIRYLTGETDFFGKTIK, from the coding sequence ATGAAAACCCAATTCACCACAAAGCTCGAAATCATAGGAATTAATCCTTTTGTTTTTCTTCCTGATAAAGTTTTAAATGAAATATTTGAAACTTCAGGAAAGAATAAAAGCCCGATTCCTGTGAAAGGAACTGTAAACGGTAAAGAATTCAAACAAAATTTAATGAAATATTTAGGAGAATGGCGATTGTACATCAATTTAACCATGCTAAAAGATTCTCCGAAAAGAATTGGTGAAATGCTGGAGATTTTTGTGGAATTTGATCATTCTGACCGAACGATTTCAATTCATCCTGATTTAGAAAAAGCAATTAGAGAAAATCCTGTTGCTTTACAAAACTTTGAAAACCTCATTCCTTCAAGAAAAACGGAGTTAATTCGTTACATTAATAATTTAAAGACCGAAGCAAGCATCCAAAAAAATATTGAGAAAATCATTCGATATTTAACTGGCGAAACAGACTTTTTCGGAAAGACAATCAAATAA
- a CDS encoding tetratricopeptide repeat protein, whose amino-acid sequence MKTIKINTKQLFVGLMMIGSTGALVAQTSPKTDSVKVTASTTQVQTNPVIEGLKKQVEANPKDAESLAKLATAYQDATDWQNAIATWKKISVLLPDWAPSYYSQAYSYQSAKDDVNAKLSYEKYIATVKPEEIEASKKNLAYAYYYIAFSEQKDNPNKAKEHIAKSIQYDPTNQEAVKLSQALNS is encoded by the coding sequence ATGAAAACGATTAAAATTAATACTAAGCAATTATTTGTAGGTTTAATGATGATAGGAAGTACAGGTGCTCTTGTTGCCCAAACTTCACCAAAAACAGACAGTGTAAAAGTTACTGCTTCTACAACTCAAGTACAAACAAATCCCGTGATTGAGGGATTGAAAAAACAAGTCGAAGCCAATCCTAAAGATGCAGAATCTCTTGCTAAATTAGCTACTGCTTATCAGGATGCTACAGATTGGCAAAACGCAATTGCTACATGGAAAAAAATCTCTGTGTTGTTACCAGACTGGGCTCCATCTTATTACAGTCAGGCCTATTCTTATCAATCGGCTAAAGATGATGTAAATGCTAAACTTTCTTATGAAAAATATATTGCTACCGTAAAACCGGAAGAGATTGAGGCGAGTAAGAAAAATCTTGCTTATGCTTATTATTACATTGCATTTAGCGAACAAAAAGACAATCCAAATAAAGCTAAAGAGCATATTGCAAAATCAATACAGTATGATCCTACTAATCAGGAAGCTGTAAAATTGAGTCAGGCCCTTAATTCATAA